A stretch of Endozoicomonas sp. SCSIO W0465 DNA encodes these proteins:
- a CDS encoding ISNCY family transposase, which produces MRKKRNPQCSMELHYVPHEICSQLSGISQWLDAHPQFNDWIYEDLSSGDKQNTGRNGLSAESVLRAALLKQYLNCDYDYLSFVLMDSMLFRDFCRLEPNQRPSRSSLHGLISLLTASTWERINNCQLMTAKDQGIEKGRTVAIDSTVTESDIKPPCDSDLLASSVKEICRLLERGQTLTATPLYEYTHHNRAVKDAARKCIYAGKEERHQHYKKLLQLTRKSRKVLIEATVTLANARQQGQCLLADDADKWQADVDHLLPLVDAIVSQTERRVFKGEKVPAQEKVVSLYEPHTDIIVKDRRQVQYGHKLNLVQGKSRLILDLVIEEGNPADSDQFIPMMERQKEIYGRVPRQTSGDGGYACRANLEKAKAMGISDVAFNKKRGLEVEEMTKSQYVYKTLFRFRAGIEAGISWLKRCFGLSRCHCKGSERFDSHCWLSVVCYNLVILARHPAPS; this is translated from the coding sequence ATGCGCAAAAAACGCAACCCGCAGTGTAGTATGGAACTCCATTACGTACCTCATGAAATCTGCTCCCAGCTTTCCGGTATCTCGCAATGGCTTGACGCCCATCCACAGTTCAATGACTGGATTTATGAGGACTTAAGTTCTGGTGATAAACAGAACACTGGGCGGAACGGACTATCAGCAGAATCCGTTCTTCGTGCGGCACTCCTGAAACAGTATTTGAATTGTGATTATGACTACTTGTCGTTTGTTTTGATGGACTCCATGCTCTTTCGAGACTTTTGTCGCCTCGAACCAAACCAGCGCCCCAGTCGCTCCAGTTTGCATGGGCTCATCAGCCTTCTTACTGCATCTACATGGGAACGGATTAATAACTGTCAGCTAATGACCGCTAAAGATCAGGGTATTGAAAAAGGGCGCACTGTGGCTATTGACAGCACAGTCACCGAATCGGATATCAAACCTCCTTGCGACAGTGATCTTTTAGCCAGTTCCGTTAAAGAAATTTGTCGGCTGCTGGAACGGGGACAAACACTGACAGCGACACCGCTTTATGAATATACCCATCACAACCGAGCCGTAAAAGATGCGGCCAGAAAATGCATCTACGCTGGCAAAGAAGAGCGGCATCAGCATTATAAAAAACTGCTGCAGTTGACCCGAAAATCCCGGAAGGTACTTATCGAAGCTACTGTCACGCTAGCAAACGCCCGTCAGCAGGGGCAGTGTCTCCTGGCTGATGATGCCGACAAGTGGCAGGCCGATGTGGATCACCTGTTACCCCTGGTGGATGCAATAGTCTCCCAGACAGAGCGCAGGGTCTTTAAGGGTGAAAAGGTGCCAGCCCAGGAAAAAGTGGTTAGCCTGTATGAACCCCATACGGATATCATCGTAAAAGACAGGCGGCAAGTACAGTATGGCCATAAACTGAACCTGGTTCAGGGAAAAAGTCGATTGATCCTGGACCTGGTTATTGAGGAAGGTAACCCAGCGGATTCGGACCAATTCATTCCGATGATGGAAAGACAAAAAGAAATTTATGGTCGTGTACCTCGCCAGACAAGCGGTGACGGCGGATACGCGTGTCGCGCTAATTTGGAAAAAGCCAAGGCCATGGGAATCAGCGATGTAGCTTTTAATAAGAAGCGCGGACTTGAAGTCGAAGAGATGACTAAAAGTCAGTATGTGTATAAAACGCTCTTTCGCTTCCGGGCAGGTATTGAAGCGGGAATTTCGTGGCTAAAGAGATGTTTTGGGCTATCACGTTGCCACTGCAAGGGTTCTGAGCGTTTTGATTCTCATTGCTGGTTATCGGTGGTCTGTTACAACCTGGTGATTCTGGCCAGACACCCGGCACCATCCTGA
- a CDS encoding CoA transferase subunit A → MQLKPIISPEQAVEKIKPNDRVMIGGFMATGSPLNVINHLVHLGTAELNIICTDTGYADKGIGQLISSRQAKSVKASHIGLNPETGRQMNTGELEVELIPQGTLAERIRCGRAGVGGFLTKTGLGTTVEEGKQKVTVEGEEYLLELPLTADVALVKASIVDKAGNCIFNKTTKNFNPLMATAAKLVIVEAERVGEVEADHFTLPGTFVDFIVAV, encoded by the coding sequence ATGCAACTCAAACCCATTATCAGCCCGGAGCAGGCTGTAGAAAAAATCAAACCCAATGATCGGGTGATGATTGGTGGTTTTATGGCCACCGGATCACCTCTGAATGTGATTAATCATCTGGTACATCTTGGCACTGCAGAACTGAACATCATCTGTACCGATACCGGTTATGCCGACAAAGGAATCGGGCAGTTAATCTCCAGCAGACAGGCGAAAAGCGTTAAGGCTTCACACATTGGTTTGAATCCGGAGACCGGACGGCAGATGAATACCGGCGAACTGGAAGTCGAGCTGATTCCTCAGGGTACTCTGGCAGAACGCATCCGCTGTGGGCGCGCGGGCGTGGGCGGCTTTCTGACCAAAACCGGTTTGGGCACCACGGTTGAAGAGGGTAAACAGAAGGTCACTGTCGAAGGTGAAGAGTATCTGCTGGAGCTCCCGTTAACGGCAGATGTCGCCTTGGTTAAAGCCTCCATTGTCGATAAAGCGGGCAACTGCATTTTCAATAAAACCACCAAAAACTTCAACCCACTGATGGCGACTGCGGCAAAGCTGGTCATTGTTGAGGCTGAGCGAGTGGGCGAAGTGGAAGCCGATCACTTCACGCTGCCAGGCACCTTCGTCGATTTTATTGTTGCGGTTTGA
- a CDS encoding IS4 family transposase: MLPLSPKPWSELTFGCADLGDTRRTKRLVKVAAELSAHTGNSLSSSCEGYTALVTGAYRLIENEAVKPEAIAEAGFQATAKIARQSRLLLALEDTTTLGYKHAVRSELGDLGGPEGSKTRGFHVHSVFLVDADTERSIGLIDQERWVREDVQRGKKNQRRQLPYEGKESFKWQRASENTEQRMGGKMPDIISVCDREADIYEYMHYKLDNRQRFVVRATQNRILVDGELLLFDSLAQTEVLGKYTIVVPQKGGRKKRKATLQVKRKKMTIQAPQRPGGRPEPVTMNIVSAEEIGNDSEDRLHWVLLTTEDIETFEDCRSIIRFYELRWRIEEFHKAWKSGAGVERLRLQSPDNIERLAVILMFVAVRLMQIREALMLPNDRQHKDRKMLPNDRQHKDRKLWSEKTLANEVVSDDEWQVLWLTYEKKALPDKPPTVTWLLQTIARLGGWGDSKHTGQPGWLVVWEGWAKLQDRVKTWQIARQFSAGEM; this comes from the coding sequence ATGCTTCCACTTTCTCCTAAACCATGGTCAGAACTAACTTTTGGATGTGCTGATTTGGGCGATACTCGACGTACAAAACGACTTGTCAAAGTTGCTGCCGAGCTTTCAGCTCATACCGGTAATTCTTTGTCATCTTCATGCGAAGGTTATACCGCACTGGTAACTGGAGCTTACCGGCTGATTGAGAATGAGGCCGTAAAGCCTGAAGCAATAGCTGAGGCAGGCTTTCAGGCAACTGCCAAAATAGCGAGACAGTCTCGCCTACTTCTGGCTCTCGAAGATACAACAACCCTGGGTTATAAACATGCTGTCAGATCCGAGCTTGGTGATCTTGGAGGTCCTGAAGGCTCTAAAACCAGAGGATTCCACGTCCACTCTGTCTTCTTGGTTGATGCGGATACAGAGCGAAGCATTGGGCTTATTGATCAAGAACGATGGGTTAGAGAGGACGTTCAGCGGGGGAAAAAGAACCAACGTCGTCAGCTACCTTACGAGGGAAAGGAAAGCTTTAAGTGGCAAAGAGCCTCTGAAAACACAGAACAAAGGATGGGGGGTAAAATGCCTGACATCATCAGTGTTTGCGACCGGGAGGCGGATATATACGAATATATGCACTACAAACTGGATAACCGACAGCGGTTTGTTGTAAGAGCTACACAAAACAGAATCCTGGTGGATGGCGAACTCTTATTATTTGATTCCTTAGCTCAGACTGAAGTGTTGGGGAAATATACGATAGTGGTTCCTCAAAAAGGAGGTAGAAAGAAGCGAAAGGCAACGCTGCAGGTCAAAAGAAAGAAGATGACAATACAGGCGCCGCAAAGGCCAGGCGGCAGGCCGGAACCGGTAACTATGAATATTGTGTCGGCTGAAGAGATTGGCAATGACTCCGAAGACCGTTTGCACTGGGTACTATTGACAACTGAAGATATTGAAACATTCGAAGACTGTCGCTCTATCATTCGATTTTACGAGCTCCGATGGCGAATAGAAGAGTTCCATAAGGCTTGGAAATCGGGAGCAGGAGTAGAAAGGCTTCGTCTGCAATCTCCGGATAACATTGAACGACTTGCGGTCATATTAATGTTTGTCGCTGTCAGACTAATGCAAATCCGTGAAGCATTAATGTTACCGAATGACAGGCAGCACAAAGACAGAAAAATGTTACCGAATGACAGGCAGCACAAAGACAGAAAGCTTTGGAGTGAAAAAACACTCGCGAATGAGGTGGTCAGTGATGATGAATGGCAGGTTCTCTGGCTAACCTATGAAAAAAAAGCGTTGCCCGATAAGCCGCCAACAGTCACTTGGCTGCTTCAAACGATTGCTCGGCTTGGTGGTTGGGGTGATTCAAAGCATACAGGGCAGCCCGGCTGGTTAGTGGTATGGGAAGGCTGGGCGAAATTGCAGGATCGGGTAAAAACCTGGCAGATAGCCCGGCAGTTCAGCGCTGGAGAGATGTGA